A single genomic interval of Streptomyces sp. 1222.5 harbors:
- a CDS encoding xanthine dehydrogenase family protein molybdopterin-binding subunit, with protein sequence MSNEAGIATTAAEPAPAPDPLPHGIGASLPHADARAKTEGTFPYAADLWAEGLLWAAVLRSPHAHARIVSIDTSHAREMPGVRAVVTHEDVPGTPRHGRGVPDRPVFASEVVRHHGEPIAAVAADHPDTARMAAAAVIVEYEVLDPVTDPEQAFEAEPLHPDGNLIRHIPLHHGDPEAIGEVVVEGLYRIGRQDPAPIGAEAGLAVPRPDGGVELYLASTDPHADRNTAAACYGLSPDQVKIVVTGVPGATADREDQGFQLPLGLLALRTGCPVKLTATREESFLGHAHRHPTLLRYRHHADAEGRLVKVEAQILLDAGAYADTSAESLAAAVSFACGPYVVPNAFIEGWAVRTNNPPSGHVRGEGAMQVCAAYEAQMDKLAKKLGLDPAELRLQNVLATGDVLPIGQTVSCPAPVAELLQAVRDFPLPALPKDTPEDEWLLPGGPEGAGEPGAVRRGVGYGLGMVHMLGAEGADEVSTATVKVHDGIATVLCAAVETGQGFTTLARQIVQETLGIEEVHVAPVDTDQPPAGAGCRGRHTWVSGGAVERAAKMVRTQLLQPLAHKFGMSTELLQITDGKITSYDGVLSTTVTEAMEGKELWATAQCRPHPTEPLNAAGQGDAFVGLAFCAIRAVVDVDIELGSVRVVELAVAQDVGRVLNPAQLAARIEAGVTQGVGIALTENLRTPRGLVRHPDLTGYALPTALDAPDIRIVKLVEERDVVAPFGAKSVSAVPVVTAPAAIASAVRAATGRPVNRLPIRPQAAVVTAQ encoded by the coding sequence GTGAGCAACGAAGCCGGCATCGCGACCACCGCTGCGGAACCCGCCCCCGCGCCCGATCCGTTGCCGCACGGCATCGGCGCCTCCCTGCCGCACGCCGACGCCCGCGCCAAGACCGAGGGCACCTTCCCCTACGCGGCCGACCTGTGGGCCGAGGGCCTGCTGTGGGCGGCCGTGCTGCGCTCCCCGCACGCGCACGCGCGCATCGTGTCCATCGACACCTCCCACGCGCGCGAGATGCCCGGCGTACGCGCCGTCGTCACCCACGAGGACGTGCCCGGCACCCCCCGCCACGGCCGGGGCGTCCCCGACCGGCCGGTGTTCGCCTCCGAGGTCGTACGGCACCACGGCGAGCCCATCGCGGCCGTCGCCGCCGACCACCCGGACACCGCGCGCATGGCAGCCGCGGCCGTCATCGTCGAGTACGAGGTGCTCGATCCGGTCACCGACCCCGAGCAGGCCTTCGAGGCCGAGCCGCTGCACCCCGACGGCAACCTGATCCGGCACATCCCGCTGCACCACGGCGACCCGGAGGCGATCGGCGAGGTCGTCGTCGAGGGCCTGTACCGCATCGGCCGCCAGGACCCCGCCCCCATCGGCGCCGAGGCCGGCCTCGCCGTGCCCCGCCCCGACGGCGGTGTCGAGCTGTACCTGGCCTCCACCGACCCGCACGCCGACCGCAACACGGCGGCCGCCTGCTACGGCCTGTCCCCCGATCAGGTGAAGATCGTCGTCACCGGCGTTCCCGGCGCCACCGCGGACCGCGAGGACCAGGGCTTCCAGCTCCCCCTCGGACTGCTCGCGCTCAGGACCGGCTGCCCGGTGAAGCTCACGGCGACCCGCGAGGAGTCCTTCCTCGGCCACGCCCACCGCCACCCCACCCTGCTCCGCTACCGCCACCACGCCGACGCCGAGGGCAGACTGGTCAAGGTCGAGGCGCAGATCCTGCTCGACGCGGGCGCGTACGCCGACACCTCCGCCGAGTCCCTGGCCGCCGCCGTCTCCTTCGCGTGCGGCCCGTACGTCGTCCCCAACGCCTTCATCGAGGGCTGGGCGGTCCGCACCAACAACCCGCCCTCCGGCCACGTCCGCGGCGAGGGCGCCATGCAGGTGTGCGCCGCCTACGAGGCCCAGATGGACAAGCTGGCGAAGAAGCTGGGCCTGGACCCGGCCGAACTGCGCCTGCAGAACGTCCTTGCCACCGGCGACGTGCTGCCGATCGGGCAGACCGTGAGCTGCCCGGCGCCGGTCGCCGAACTCCTCCAGGCGGTACGCGATTTCCCGCTGCCCGCCCTGCCGAAGGACACGCCCGAGGACGAGTGGCTGCTGCCCGGCGGGCCCGAGGGCGCGGGCGAGCCGGGCGCGGTGCGCCGGGGTGTCGGCTACGGCCTCGGCATGGTGCACATGCTCGGCGCGGAGGGCGCCGACGAGGTGTCCACGGCGACGGTCAAGGTGCACGACGGGATCGCGACCGTGCTCTGCGCGGCCGTGGAGACGGGCCAGGGCTTCACCACCCTCGCCCGGCAGATCGTCCAGGAGACCCTCGGCATCGAGGAAGTCCACGTGGCCCCGGTCGACACCGACCAGCCGCCGGCCGGCGCGGGCTGCCGGGGCCGCCACACCTGGGTGTCGGGCGGTGCGGTGGAGCGCGCGGCGAAGATGGTCCGCACCCAGCTCCTGCAGCCGCTGGCACACAAGTTCGGCATGTCGACGGAGCTGCTGCAGATCACGGACGGCAAGATCACGTCGTACGACGGGGTGCTGTCGACCACCGTGACGGAGGCGATGGAGGGCAAGGAGCTGTGGGCCACCGCCCAGTGCCGCCCGCACCCCACCGAGCCGCTGAACGCAGCCGGGCAGGGTGACGCCTTCGTGGGCCTCGCGTTCTGCGCGATCCGCGCGGTGGTGGACGTCGACATCGAGCTGGGCTCGGTACGGGTGGTGGAGCTGGCGGTCGCCCAGGACGTGGGCCGGGTCCTCAACCCGGCGCAGCTGGCGGCCCGGATCGAGGCGGGCGTGACACAGGGCGTGGGCATCGCCCTCACCGAGAACCTGCGCACCCCGCGCGGTCTGGTCCGCCACCCCGACCTCACCGGGTACGCCCTGCCGACCGCTCTCGACGCACCGGACATCCGGATCGTGAAACTGGTCGAGGAGCGGGACGTGGTCGCCCCCTTCGGCGCCAAGTCGGTCAGCGCGGTCCCGGTGGTCACGGCGCCGGCGGCCATCGCCTCCGCCGTCCGCGCGGCCACCGGCCGGCCGGTCAACCGCCTTCCCATCCG